One Candidatus Woesearchaeota archaeon genomic region harbors:
- a CDS encoding SufE family protein: MNSQELKENLQFLNENEKLEYIIQLGKELLPIKEKKEKNKIRGCTSNAYIKLIKENNQLTIQGDADSIIVKGYIKIIQILTDKKTKEYLQNQLEKDILNLIKETKLDINMLPSRANAFSNMIQHIKKQAEKL; the protein is encoded by the coding sequence ATGAACTCGCAAGAGCTCAAAGAAAACCTACAATTTCTAAACGAAAATGAAAAACTAGAATACATAATCCAACTAGGAAAAGAACTTTTACCAATAAAAGAAAAAAAAGAAAAAAACAAGATACGAGGATGCACATCTAACGCTTATATAAAACTAATAAAAGAAAACAACCAACTAACAATTCAAGGAGACGCAGACTCAATAATAGTAAAAGGATACATAAAAATAATACAAATACTAACAGACAAAAAAACAAAAGAATACTTGCAAAATCAACTGGAAAAAGATATACTAAATTTAATAAAAGAAACAAAACTTGATATAAATATGTTGCCAAGCAGAGCAAATGCATTTTCAAACATGATACAACACATAAAAAAACAAGCAGAAAAACTATAG